From a single Rutidosis leptorrhynchoides isolate AG116_Rl617_1_P2 chromosome 5, CSIRO_AGI_Rlap_v1, whole genome shotgun sequence genomic region:
- the LOC139847434 gene encoding DNA-directed RNA polymerase IV subunit 1-like has protein sequence MDHEDYIEQKVPSGVLTSIRFKVLSEEDVLKASVKEIVYANEATDPALGYPNPSSQCSTCGAKDNRTCEGHIGLIKFPFTILHPYFLPEVAKILNKICPGCKCLKKNKAKKTVTEKQEICKYCDRSFKDDYPSIRFKVSTKDVFGKSAIIAEISSKKIVSSQCLPRDYWNFIPVDPQQENSLSAFNRRVLTHAQVHEILRDVDPSFLKGSLGEKNKIFLKSFPLTPNCHRVAEFGQNLTFDERTRAYRRMIGFRGTPNELSSCVQDCIKLSKIRAEKPTLRDPDDENPSKMHGLKYIKEVSLGKRTDFCFRMVCIGDPYIKLDEIGVPHDIAATMLVSEQLNSLNWERINRSCGLRILQQGETFIRRRGGLVPVRYGDQLRIGDTIYRPLTDGDIVLTNRPPSIHPHSLIALRVKVLPVNCVLSVNPLICSPLRGDFDGDSLHGYIPQSLESRVELRELVTLENQLVDKQSGKSLLSLSHDSLTAAHLMLDDGVFFTRPQMQQLQMFCPRQRLELPAILRKNSLAGVTSLWTGRQLFSFVLDKVFDADVAGTQIKNGEFVSVLNPSSCLQEGDDNIYGYMIKNFKGEKVLEFLHSAQELLIEWLSMRGFSVSLLDLYLSHDARDNMNDEVNCGLREAERQAHGQLLMVGPHQDFLIGNLTKNDGELESEKMCHDQQTSAALSRASGATFKEVFRDIQNLIYNYANKDNSFLSMLKAGSKGNMLKFVQHSMCVGYQHSLVSLSFRLPREFSCVSWNEHKRVDSSFSSGVDRYVPYGVIKTPFLSGLNPLELFVHSLTNRDASFGGHADISGTLFRKLMFFMRDVYVGYDGTVRNCYGNQLVQFAYGCENNTTDSKSLLDKEECGAPVGLLAACAISEAAYGALDQPISALENSPLLNLKKVLECGVSKRTGNKTASLFLSPKLKRWNHGFEYGAIDVKNHLEKLLLQDVVSLVTIFYSPQTGIRPLSPWICYFRITKETANKKQLKVQSIISALKSKCDELPKRKNLKLSLPKLQISSKGDPEKDNGTNGDIFVAVQIGQVVEDTDDSLNILQDRVVPFLLKTVIKGSSNVEKVDIVWQDGPKTSKSYKESSGELHLRVFMSDSCDRRSFWRVLMDDCIQIMDMIDWERSHPDDIQDVILAEGIDAARNHFLRMLKSAIEDTGKTMIPEHLALAADCLSATGEFVPLNAKGLSMQRKRTSISAPFTQACFANPSDCFLKAAKEGACDKLEGAVDALSWGKVPALGTGGRFEILFSGKEHEVDKPLDVYNFLSKNMDIDINEKKIESKNTIYKTPVVLPYSDFAAEGKAELFKMVLERKISAEDIKRLSKDLRSILYKYDVNKELSPDDNLVACKALCFHPRKKEKIGEGVFKIKVGQNTKHGSTRCFVVEQIDGRIEDFSYHKCIYHALKLVAPKEASVYETKWLTGRD, from the exons ATGGACCATGAAGATTATATAGAACAAAAAGTACCGTCTGGTGTTCTTACAAGCATACGATTCAAGGTCCTATCAGAGGAAGATGTA CTGAAAGCATCTGTGAAGGAAATCGTATATGCGAATGAAGCTACGGACCCCGCTTTGGGTTACCCAAATCCGTCATCACAATGCAGTACATGCGGTGCAAAAGAtaacagaacctgtgaag GTCACATTGGCTTAATAAAGTTTCCGTTCACAATACTTCATCCATATTTCTTACCTGAAGTGGCAAAAATACTGAATAAAATCTGCCCCGGTTGTAAATGCCTTAAGAAAAATAAGGCTAAG AAAACCGTAACTGAAAAGCAAGAAATTTGTAAGTATTGTGAT AGAAGCTTCAAAGATGATTATCCGTCTATCaggtttaaagtgtcaactaaagacGTTTTTGGAAAGAGTGCAATTATTGCAGAAATTAGCTCAAAGAAGATCGTTTCATCTCAATGTTTACCTCGTGATTATTGGAATTTTATTCCCGTTGATCCTCAACAAGAAAATTCATTATCAGCTTTTAATCGAAGAGTTCTTACCCATGCACAG GTGCATGAAATATTGAGAGATGTTGATCCAAGCTTTCTTAAAGGATCTTTAGGCGAAAAAAACAAGATTTTTCTCAAAAGTTTTCCTTTAACGCCAAACTGTCATCGTGTGGCAGAGTTTGGTCAGAACTTGACCTTC GATGAACGCACTAGAGCTTACAGAAGAATGATAGGTTTTCGTGGTACACCAAACGAGCTGAGTTCATGCGTACAAGATTGCATAAAGCTTTCAAAG ATACGAGCGGAGAAGCCTACGCTTCGTGATCCAGATGATGAAAATCCTTCGAAGATGCACGGACTAAAATACATCAAAGAGGTCAGCCTTGGAAAAAGGACAGACTTTTGTTTTCGAATGGTATGTATAGGGGACCCATACATTAAGCTCGACGAAATTGGCGTTCCACATGACATCGCTGCAACAATGCTCGTTTCTGAGCAACTAAACTCTTTAAACTGGGAAAGAATAAACAGGTCTTGTGGTTTACGAATCCTTCAACAAGGAGAAACATTTATCAGAAGAAGAGGCGGTTTAGTTCCCGTTCGATACGGTGATCAATTACGTATCGGTGATACCATATATCGACCTTTGACTGATGGAGACATTGTGTTGACTAATAGACCACCATCTATTCATCCTCATTCACTAATTGCTCTTCGGGTCAAAGTTCTTCCGGTTAACTGTGTTCTTTCGGTCAACCCTCTTATTTGTTCCCCATTAAGAGGAGATTTTGATGGTGATAGTCTTCACGGTTACATTCCTCAATCGTTAGAAAGCCGTGTTGAGCTTCGGGAACTAGTTACGTTAGAGAATCAGTTAGTTGACAAACAAAGCGGCAAGAGTTTGTTATCGTTAAGTCATGATAGTTTGACTGCAGCTCATTTAATGTTGGATGATGGCGTGTTTTTCACTCGACCACAAATGCAACAACTTCAAATGTTTTGTCCACGTCAGCGTCTTGAACTGCCGGCTATTTTGAGAAAGAACTCGCTAGCTGGCGTGACTAGTTTATGGACCGGGAGGCAGTTGTTTAGCTTCGTTTTGGATAAAGTTTTCGATGCTGATGTGGCGGGGACTCAAATAAAAAACGGGGAGTTCGTTAGTGTGTTGAATCCGTCTTCGTGCTTACAAGAAGGTGACGATAACATATACGGTTATATGATTAAAAACTTTAAAGGTGAAAaagttcttgaatttcttcatTCGGCTCAAGAGTTGCTTATCGAATGGCTATCGATGAGGGGATTTAGCGTCTCGTTATTGGATCTTTACTTATCTCATGACGCACGAGATAATATGAACGATGAAGTAAATTGCGGGTTACGTGAGGCCGAAAGGCAAGCGCACGGGCAGTTGTTAATGGTGGGCCCACATCAAGATTTTTTAATAGGAAACTTAACGAAAAATGACGGTGAATTGGAGTCGGAAAAAATGTGTCACGATCAACAAACGTCGGCTGCATTGAGTCGAGCATCGGGTGCGACTTTTAAGGAAGTGTTTCGTGACATTCAAAATCTTATTTACAATTATGCAAATAAAGATAATTCGTTTTTATCTATGTTAAAAGCGGGAAGTAAAGGGAATATGTTGAAATTTGTTCAACATAGTATGTGTGTTGGTTATCAGCATTCGTTAGTTTCGCTTTCGTTTCGACTTCCGCGTGAATTTTCTTGTGTTTCGTGGAACGAGCATAAAAGGGTAGATTCGTCTTTTTCTTCGGGTGTAGATCGATACGTTCCGTATGGTGTTATAAAGACACCGTTTTTGTCGGGTCTTAATCCACTTGAGCTTTTTGTTCATTCTTTGACTAATAGGGATGCTTCATTTGGTGGTCATGCTGATATTTCCGGAACGTTGTTTCGGAAACTTATGTTTTTCATGCGGGACGTTTATGTCGGGTACGATGGGACCGTAAGAAACTGTTACGGGAACCAGCTTGTTCAGTTTGCATATGGTTGTGAAAATAACACAACTGACAGTAAGTCGTTATTGGATAAAGAAGAGTGTGGGGCCCCCGTTGGTTTGCTGGCTGCTTGTGCGATTTCGGAGGCTGCGTATGGTGCGCTTGATCAGCCAATCAGTGCTCTTGAGAACTCACCTTTGTTGAACTTGAAG AAAGTGCTTGAATGCGGAGTTAGTAAACGCACTGGGAACAAAACGGCGTCCCTTTTCTTGTCACCAAAACTCAAAAGATGGAACCATGGATTCGAATATGGAGCAATCGATGTAAAGAATCATTTGGAGAAGTTGTTATTGCAAGATGTAGTGTCTCTTGTCACTATATT CTATTCCCCACAAACCGGAATACGACCACTTAGTCCGTGGATTTGCTATTTCCGAATAACCAAG GAAACAGCCAATAAGAAGCAACTGAAAGTGCAATCGATTATCAGTGCTTTGAAGTCCAAGTGTGATGAATTACCGAAACGCAAAAACCTAAAACTCTCTCTACCAAAATTGCAGATTTCATCCAA AGGGGACCCCGAAAAAGATAATGGAACGAATGGAGATATTTTTGTCGCTGTTCAAATAGGTCAAGTAGTTGAAGACACTGACGACTCACTTAATATACTTCAGGATCGTGTGGTACCATTTCTTCTGAAAACAGTGATAAAAG gatcatcaaatgtcgaaaaagtGGATATCGTATGGCAAGATGGTCCAAAGACGTCCAAATCATATAAAGAATCTTCCGGTGAACTCCACTTGCGCGTTTTCATGTCGGACAGTTGTGATCGAAGGAGTTTTTGGAGGGTCCTGATGGACGATTGTATCCAAATAATGGATATGATTGACTGGGAACGAAGCCACCCGGATGATATTCAAGATGTGATTTTAGCTGAAGGGATTGATGCTGCAAGAAATCATTTCCTTCGT ATGTTGAAGTCAGCTATTGAAGATACCGGAAAAACCATGATTCCGGAACATTTGGCTCTTGCTGCCGACTGTTTATCTGCTACCGGAGAATTTGTTCCGTTAAATGCTAAAGGACTATCGATGCAAAGAAAACGAACATCAATTTCTGCACCGTTTACTCAAGCATGCTTTGCA AATCCATCCGATTGCTTCCTTAAAGCTGCAAAAGAAGGGGCATGTGACAAACTAGAGGGGGCGGTTGATGCACTATCATGGGGAAAAGTCCCGGCCCTGGGTACAGGTGGCAGATTCGAGATCTTATTCTCGGGCAAG GAACATGAAGTTGATAAACCGTTAGATGTGTACAATTTTCTGAGCAAAAATATGGATATCGATATTAATGAAAAGAAGATTGAAAGCAAAAACACCATTTACAAGACTCCTGTTGTGTTGCCATATTCTGATTTTGCTGCAGAAGGAAAGGCCGAATTGTTCAAAATGGTGTTAGAAAGAAAAATATCAGCTGAAGATATCAAACGTTTATCCAAAGATTTAAGGAGCATACTTTACAA GTACGATGTTAACAAGGAGTTAAGCCCGGACGACAATCTTGTGGCATGTAAAGCGTTGTGTTTTCACCCTCGAAAGAAGGAGAAGATTGGAGAAGGTGTTTTTAAAATTAAG GTTGGGCAGAACACGAAGCATGGGAGTACACGATGTTTTGTAGTAGAACAAATAGATGGAAGAATCGAAGATTTCTCGTATCATAAATGCATATATCACGCGTTGAAATTGGTTGCGCCTAAGGAAGCATCAGTATATGAGACGAAATGGTTGACGGGACGGGACTGA